A window of Phragmites australis chromosome 15, lpPhrAust1.1, whole genome shotgun sequence genomic DNA:
tgtatatactAGCACAGGACCTCCagtgaatacaagttgctattcctaacattgCCAACGTGGTTGAGTTTAACTTGAAACTCTGCGTAACTCTAAGAACATGCCCACCGCGACATCTAGTATTTTTCTGAGATTTTTTTGAAACTTGCATATCTGATTTTCACGAGTTTTCATATTAGTGTAGAATCTCTAATTTGACCAAGCTTCTACTATGAACCTCTAGTTCGCAGAATCTCAAGATGCAGCAGCAGAGTGAAAAGGTCCTGTAGTTACCGAAAATTGATTTGCCATCACAGGTGACATTTCACAAGAACCTGGAGTTATCTGCCAATGCTTGAATTCCCCCCTAAAGCCTCTTGAAATGCTACCACTCCTGAAAAGGAAGGGATTGAATGGTACACAGTAAATGTTTCTGGAAACAGAAAGATGGAAATGCCGGCTGCAAACCAATAGTAACACACACCCCATCCCACCAAGAGGTACTCCTTGTGAGGCTGAGGGTTTGTTGCTCTCCCTAGTGAATGGATCAATTGGCGCTTTCTGCCAATTGGTAAGTTGTCAAGCTAAAAGCGAACCATCAGAATAAAAGAtcaattgtaaaaaaaataagcaTTAGCTTATAAAGTACATATTACCCTTCCATGAGAAGCTTCTTCCCGGATATATGACCAAAGCCGGAGACCAAGTTTCATCTAATAGTCCGGGAAAACATATAATTTGTTATGTTGACTCTCCATGTATCACTTCAAGACTTCAGCAGAATGAAGAAACAGAGAAGACAGGTACAACTTCCAGGAACGAGGAAAGTTGAGAGTTGCATTTTTCCATACCATTCTAATTGCTTCTCTGAATGTAACATTGAACTCCTTCAATCTATTAGCATGACTGCTTAGTTTCCTTCTCCATGCATGCTCTGGTGGTGAGCCATCATCAAAGTCCAGCTGAGCATTgccaaaaagaaaatgataagaAATATCGCAAAAAATCAAGGCAGTCACAATAGAACTCCAATACGACTATTTGATCTTACAAATTCATGTCATACCCTGGACTAGTCACATCTTTTTTATCTAAAACTAATCAAATAAAATGGAGGAAGTTCTGAGAAGCATATGAAGCTTTGGTCAAATACAGATGGTTAAGAAATTTGCTATTTGATTTAGTAGAGCCAGATGAAATTCTTAGGACAACCACAATGATGGAGAAAATACAACTGTTTGATCTGCAACAGTCAATCAAACAAGTACCCAACATACTACACCCTTAAAAATAGAATATGAGATTTATCAAGCAGGCAAGGCACAATTTAGAACTAAATAACATTTCAGAAGACTCTGAAATATTCACAATTACCATAACTAGTAACTAGATAACAGGGTAAGCAGTCATAGAATAGAGTAGCTTATTACTAGAATTAGCATTTCCCATCAAACCATCTACGCTAGCAAATTTGGTAACAAGGGATGCATTACAACGTTGATATTTCCAGCCCAATGCGCAGGACAGCCAGGAAAAGATTGTAGGACCAATCAAGGGAAGTGAAGGGAGAATGCTCTCACCAATTGCAGGGTGTTCTTGCTCACAAGCTCATCGGCACGCCACGAGCGCTTCCTCCGGTAAAGCAAATTCCCGCTTACCATTTCAACGCACCCGCCAAAACCCCAATATTATCCCCCCAACGAATAGGGAAAAACAAACTTTTAATTGCAAAAAGTTGAAAACATCAAAATTGGGAGAAATCGTGCAAGAACGAAGAACTCCAGTACAAAAGCGTTAAAGAACAAAAAATTGACGAATGGTTCCCCTTTAATTGGACAGGAATTAACCATGATTCCAAACAGATTGAAACTAGGAGGAAAGGAAACGACAGTAGCTGAGCCTgtgcaagtaaaaaaaaaaaccaaaatcaCACCAAAAAGAAGTCCTCACAAATTTACCAGCACCCCCCCCCACCCCAAcccaggaaaaaaaaagggaaaaaggagaGACCAGCAAAAAAGAATGAACAGCAGCCGCCACGCCAAACACGAGGGGTCTTCGGCTCGACGGAATCGGGGACCTTGGAGCTGAACCGGCGAAACCCCCCAGAACCGCCTGTCTGTTCAATGGAGGGAAGCTACGAGAAAGCTTTAATCTTTATCTTTTCTCTAAAACAATCGAATAAGACGAAGTCTTGGACCCATTACCAATCCGGCGGTCGCTTTCGCTGCTGCTCCAGTTGGCTCCCGGCTGCATTATGTAGCAAGGGGTATCGCGTAATTGCAGCTAATTAAGTGGACTGCGGCCGCGCTGGTGTCCTTTCCTGTCCTCTCCAAAGCAAATCTTTCATTCTCCTTTGACCCTTTCTGCCGGTTCGGTGAAAAGAATATAGACTTCTAACTTCttcacctcgccgccgccggcaacGTGGCGAAGTCGCGCGGTGTGAGCGGGCAGCGGCCAGCGGGTGCTGTGTTCAACTGCTTCTCACGCGAAAATGGTAGAGGTTTTGGCTTATGGTTTCGGGGCACTGTACTCGGCCGTCGGCTCGTTAGGTATGTTTTGCGTGTTCGTTGGGATACGCTCGCGGCGGACGGCAAATGCTGCTGCTCCGCCTTGCAAGGAAGGCATATTCCTGGAGTAGGCCGTGAGAAATTGGCAGATGGCTTGCTTGTGTTGAAATATATGCCATAAATTGAGCATGTATATTATTCCAAACATATAATTGCAATAACAGAAAAAAGGAGCTATCTATACATATGGTAGAACAACTGAacaactgtaaaaagacagtaGTAACATCTATCATGTGTACCTTAAACAGCCGGATTTCAGAATATAGCATGTGAGCAAGTACTCCAAAAGAATGACAGGACATATGGAAAGGAAAAATTTATTGCTCTCAGATTTATGTcaaacaattggccccaagacttAGAAGTCTTGCTCCCTAATTATTCTATTGATCTCATCAGTGATTGGGCTATTACTAAGATCTCAACTAGCAATTAGAGCTTGGACAAATTATCAATTTCAAGCACTGTAAACCGAGTACTTCTTTGTCACTGCTGTTCTAACATGAGCATACAGAAACTAAAACATGTAGATAGACAATGACCAAATATTCAGTAAAGTAACATAAGCCTTCTCTGTACATATGTGATTAAAGGTTCAGAACAAAAGCAAAAGAGGCCACGGCCACTGAACAGAACAGCACAGTCTGTATTCCTATGGCCAGAGATCAGAACCACATTCAGCACCGAATAGCTCAAATGTCCAGTGCAACACAAGTCTAAAAACTATTGTACTCAGCTAATAGCCCAATCTTAGATCATACaaaatcatcacagagcatagtGCTGTCCagagggagaaggggaggaTACTCACAGCGAAATTCGACCAAAATCGAAAAGAAGGGAGGCTAGGCACGGCTCGCAagccgctgtcccagaaaacctAGCACCCGCCGTTGCCGGCGGCGtgaaggagatcggagatacaaagccaacAGCTCTGCAATCGGCACGAGCTGGCGAGCCTGAGCGACGCAGCTCCGGCTCCCAACACCACGATCACCGTCGGCAATCACCACCGAGCACGTAGCACTCGGTCCAGCAAGCAACAGCCAACCCACGAACAGAGAGAGATGCAAGTCACTTTCTTCCTATTCTTTCTACctcttttcctttcctttttgaGAGGAAGTCAGCCCAATCTTATATGAGAGGCTCACCTGGCTCCCATACTCGGATGGACGCTGCCACCCCTCAAAATCCGGCCTCAACCAACTGCCTATCCTCCTCATCTCGCACGCCTCCGATCGAAGCGTCGCCCAGGAGACTCGGGAGCCCCAACAGAAGCCGCCGCCACCCTCTCCAGAGAGAGCACGGGGTGCTCTACTGCCCCTAGGGCAGTGCCCATCTGGAGAGAAAAGGAGCCGGTAGGCCTTGGGccgagttgatttttttttttggaccgGCAGCAAGAAACAAGAAGCAGGAAAATAAAAACCCAAAGGCAATTTCCAACAGGAAAATCCAAAAAGTGACAACAGCTTGATCTGCACATACAAGTGTGCATAACTCAAAAAATAAGAAACACCAAAGGGCCATACGTGACTATGTGTGTGGTCAATTACCAAGTTGtagattttattatccttacaTCCAAATGTTACTAACAGAGGGCCCCAAGGTACCCCCCAAATGTTACTAACACTGAGTCTTTCGCGTGCCTCCGCCGCCTCACCTCCGTTAGCACCAAGTCCGTTTGTTGTTGGTGGCGGTGGTGCCACTTTCCACCGAGCTTAATTTGAACCACAGCTGTGGCAAAGACGAACTCCAAATGCCGAATTGGAGCctgctgttgttgttgcttaATCTGAGGAATACATCTTTAGTCTTGCGTTGTTTACCTCCTAGCAAAATCTGGAATGAAAACAGTATGCCCAATATCTCAAAAAGTCCAGCGAAACTCAGCACCGGTGTGGCTTCACATGGAATGTGTACATGATGCTTCGTTCTGTTTTTTACGTTTTGAAACTTGAAAGTTGCTGAAACTGCTTGTATTTTTTGGTTATGATTTTGAAACTTGGTTACAACTTTAGGAACAGTTAGAAATTTCCTTTACACTCTTCCGAGATTTGAATCTTGGGTAcgaaattcaacaaaaaaaaaacatcaaaacatTGAGGTTCTCGTATGGAATTCTTGCAGAACTAAGGGTTTCGCTCTTAAGATCGCCTGGAACTAGGTTAAACTATAGTAACATTGCTTCGAAACTTGACTGAAGGAGTGAAAGCGCTGTAAAACTTGCTACACAGTCGGGAGCTCCCCTCCAACGTTATGCCATGTTTCTATGGTCCGCTCATCATGCCTTAGGAAGGAGACTAGAGAGATTTGTCAGCTAGAGGTGATTTCCAACACCATGATACTACACCACTGCCCAAAAATAtaacaaaaaaggaaataaaagtcATCACACACagaaaatcacctctaaatttagAGTTCCAAGCTCAGGATCTAATGAAATGTAGAACAGCATCCTTTCCCTCTTGGTCAAATCACAACTGTGTCTATCGCACAGTTGTCAGACGAGTGGATGGGACCATCTAAGCACAATGGCCTCAACTGGTTGGATTTTCCTCTGTATATATCACACCATATATCTCAAACCCCGACCAATTTGTTCCCTAAATACATCCACAATATAGCATAACATCATCAAAAACGAGTTTACAGCTATTACAAGCCACCTTCAATTAAAGAATGAAATAATTATGTTAAATTAAAAGTACAATGCCTTGCCATTGCAGAACTCATTTTTCCTTCATCTTGGAAGCAGGCAATGCTGTAACACCACCCATTTCCTTTTCTGTACAAGAAGATTTTAGAGATATCGTTCGGCGTTCGCAGTTATAGTAAGGTTGCTGAGCTGTCAAGTTGCATGATAGATCGAAGATACTTGGTTCTCCATCTCACATCAACTCATGCCATGCTTCTTCTCTGTGGATGGTCTGCACTGATTGACTTTGGATTCGAAGAATGCTCCACCCCACCAATGCTTTTGGGTTCAGAAAGCCTCTTCAGTCGATCCCTGAATGATTCAGTTGTTacatttttctctttcttcaccCCAGTAAAGGATGGAACTGATTTACTCAGTCCATTCATACTGTTTGCTTTTTGAGGATCGCTCCCTGGACCCTTTCCGTTACCTCTTGAAGCAATCCTCTTTTGCCTCTCTAATTTAAGCCTCTCCAGTCGCTTTATTTGCTCGTCTTCCTGAAAGTTAGAAAAGTTACTAGCAAGTGGAATATACAGATGGTACAGCTACCAAAAATCATCGAGTCACAACAGAACCTAAGTATGAAACAATGTTTGACAAACTCGGCTACAAAGATATAGCACGAGGGAAAAAAtcacatgctattttttttcctaaatgAAACTGGCCTTTTAAACAATAATAAATTGATCATCAGTTAGGTTACCAAATTAGAAAGGAAAATGTCATGACAAACAAAGTTCTCGAGCAgaatatatttttcaatttttttcctgAATGTAGATTACATTGTAGATAAAGTTGATAAGACTTCTGAATTATGGGTAACTAATATAGAGCTTAATCATCTGAAATTCTAACTCACAAAAACTTTCAGTAGCCATGTATTATTCCATGAAACTATGCAAAATTGCATTTAACCTTAGTTGGTTGACCCTTTGAAAAGGATGATGATAACAACCAAAAAAGGGTAAAGATATGAACATAAATGTCAGCGAGCCAGCTGTGATGATAATATCCTACAGTTACACCATGTAAGTTTCAAACAGATTAAATGCACATAAGGGAAATGGAATAAAATGTGCAATACCTGCTCTTTCTTCAGTTTCTGAAGGTCTGCTTTATATGCCCGCAGGTTTTGTGCACGTTTTTTAGCATCATTCAGTGGGGTCTTTGGAGCTGATAGTCTCCTCAATAAGGCATCTTTCCGTCTTTTATCTGAACCATCCCTTGCATTCCTTAGCTTCTCTTTCTCTGGCTTCTTCACATCAGCATCAATACCCGGTGAGATATCCTCTGCTGTTGTATCTTCCACCTTCACATTAGTCTGCATCTGCATATGGCTATCATAATCCATTGCCGGATCATATCCAAATGAAACATCTTCAGATCCACGCTCTGGCATCAAGTCATCTGGCTCATAGAAAAGTTGATTTCCAGACTTTCCATCTAATGTTTTCTGAATGCTCATAGGAAGCTCAACATCTATGTCAATAGCAGTTCGATTTTCTGCTCCAAAGTTATCCTGTGAGCCAGATCTAAGAGGAATCATAAAAGACTCATCAGCCACACCATTCACATTTTTGTCCTGCTTAGTGGGACTCCTGTATCGTGCCTCTGCAAGAGGATCCAACAAGCTACTTCTGTCTATCTGCCTTTCCTGATCATAAACCATGAAGTCGTCATTTGTCCCTCTCCTGTACCTTCCTCCACCAGCTTCTATCTCCTTTATTTCACCATCCATATAGCTTCTCCCTTCTCCAGACATCACAAGTTCATCATTGGAGACAATCCGAATAGCTCTCGTCCTCCCGCTAGCAGAATCAAATCCTACTGTCTTCCGTTCATGGACGTCTCCAGAATCCCGCTCAGCAAAAAGAATAGTATCAGCAGTGTTTACATTCTTTTTCCTCCTTGATGGGGGCTCTTTTTCACCAGCAAATAGGTCTGCATCATTAGATCTTGTTTTTTCTTCTGCTCTTAGCAAGAAATTTTGGAATGCATTCCAGTTGCCTTGGTCAGCATCTTGGCCATTTGATGTTTCATCCTTGTTATACTCATCTTCAGAGTCGAAAGTAGTTTTCCTACCCTCCTTTTTCTTTGAACTTGAGCTTTTATGCTTCCCTTCTCTTGATTTTGAGTGTGAATAATCACTATCCTCAGACCCAACATCAGAACTTGATTGTGACTCACTCTCTGATGAGCCATGCTTTTTAGATGTTACATTTGCATTCTTGATAACAACTACACTAGGCTTCTTCTTGCCTGACCTCTTACCCTTTCTATGCGGCTTGCGACCATGAGAACTTCCTCTTTCTGAACTGCTACGGTCACTTTCAACATCTTGGGTTTCTGAGTCCTTACTATCCGAGGAGTGCTTCCTCGATGATTTCCTTCCCGAGTAGTGGTACCTGGGGTCATCCACTGGAGGATATGGATGGTAGTATGGATTCACCCCAGGATAGAATGGCATGCCTTGCATAGGATAAGGTGGGTAAACAGCTGCACCAGATGGAGGATGCATTGCCCATGGGGGATATGCTGTCTGATATCCCATATGGTGGCCAGGCTTCTGATCTGCGAAGCAGAAAACAAATAATTTCTCAAGCTTCAGCAGTTAAGGACAATCGAAGGTGCTTAACAGAGTGACAGGACATGAACTAAATCTACGGTTGCACAATATTTTAACACAAAGATGCTTACTATTTAAATGAACTTTTCTGAGTGCATGAGACAACTTTCAATTAAGAACAAGCTGGATAAATATTGCAAACTAAAGAGAAAATTACAACCCATTCCATTCTTGAAGAGGAAAAATAGGATAGCACCTCCACCTAAAAAAGGTACCATGAATTGCTGATAGTTCATTTTTGTTCCTCCGCACAAACATAAGGAAACTTGAAACATAAAAGAATATTACTTTTCCTATGTACTTTCAGCAAATGCTTGAAATTGAAGTAACATGCTTAGCTTAAAAATTATACTCTTTTTTCGCACGTACATGTTGAATGTTTCAAATTGAAGTGGCATGCTTTCTTTTGGGAAGATACAAAAAAAATATACCAGCTTTAGCTCCATCTTCGCCATTTGCCTCTCCATTAGGAACTGACCCTGATTCCATGTTTTGCTTCATGTTGTCTCCCATAAACACAATGCCAGATGCATTAAATGGTGGAAATTCAGAGCGTGTAGACATTGCTTCAGGTTCAACTTCAATCCATTGTCCAGTTTCATGCTTTTGCTTCCACAGTTCAATGAATTGCGAACATGCCTTCCTGTTCATGGCAACATTAAGGCAGTTAGCATGCAAGATGTCCAGATGAAATTGTTATTAGTTGATGAAATAACTTGTGCAATTGCATAACTTAGTAATGCAGGATATTCAATATTAGGATACTGCAAATATTTAAAGTTCAAGACAGCACAAATAAAGAGAGCATGGAATATCACAGTTTCAGCTCACATTCACATTTTAATAAACCATATAAACATTTGATTAATCCACATTATTCTGAATTTAGGACAGGCCGTAATAAAAGAAATAGATGGTATAATCTTGAAGGCAAAATTAGCAGCCCTAGAGTCATGTTAAAAATACTCAAGAGACTAAGATAACTAGTTTAGTCCAGCATACAAAAATACCAAGTAAAGCTAAGGCTAGACTTACATCAGGCGTGAAGCACCAAATCGCTCAGCAAATGCAATCAGGTAACCCAAGTTGTCAATGTCAAACCCAGCTGCCACGGCACGAGCAAAAGCCATAGCCTGCTCTTTCCGTAAGACAGTTTTGCGGGATTCAAGCACTCTGAGCAGTTGAACTCTGCAAAAGTTGTAATGCATAATAAAAAAGTAATTCTGTTAGCAGCTTCCTAGTGTAGGGCAATACTCACAATAGTAAGAAACTAAATCTGATCACAGAGTATATATGCTGCTTGTTATAGAGATCAAGACAATAAAACACTGAATAAATAGTAATGTTCGCATATCTTTCTCAGATGTCTTAAATGCATTATTTATTTAAAGTACAGCTCTATTTGCAAGAAAATGTAAAGACTAATAACAAACAtctacatataaaaaaataagatgTGTAAGTACTTTGAATTCTCCTCCTGTACTGTTGTTTCATTCTGCACTGGTGGCGTAGGATGTGACCCAGGCTGTCACCAATTAAATATCGCAATCAGATTGTAGTGTTGGACCATAATACATTTACAGAGACAAAACATGGCTTATCCATATGATCATACCTTGTAGACAACAATAGCCGTATCTGCAGCAGGGTCATAATTTACCCAGCCACCTATTAGTGGATAAATAATGTCAGGCATGTTGTAGCAATAAATAAAAAGATAGGATGTGGCAGGTAAGGCAAATAAAAGGATGAAACAGAATACCGTCCAGAATTCTAGTTGAGAGCAAGATTTTACTAAATATTCTAGGATAAAATTATAAGAATTCTATATCTAAATCAATTTAACAAATTACATGGTAAAACTAAAACTACTGGTTTTATAACTTCAATAGATAAGGTTGTCATTAACACAAATTGGCTCTTCCTTCATCCATGACATCTTGGAAATTTAATAATACATACCCAACTCTAACGGTCCCAGATGACactaaactttttttttgaggaaaatgTCACACCAAacatttttttaggaaaatgtCACATCAAACTACATAATGACTAGATTCCAATAATCAGAGCGATTGCAgcttgcatttttctttttgatggtCCAAGGAAACACAATATGCACTGTTCAATACAACATGCTCAAAAAAAGCAATCAAGGTGGTGCCATGTTATACCTTCATTGCTTTCAGTCAACTTTCTTCCATGGTCTTCTACCTTTTAAATGACAAGCAAGGACACGTCATCTCTCATCTTTCTACAAATACACAGTACCAACCCATAACATAAAGTTCTACACTTACAGATCTTAATCCAAGATTATCATTGCCCTGGATAgcaatggcttcctccagctGCAGGATCTCAGACTCTAGTGTCGTCACTCGCTCAAGGACCTCCGGAGTACTCACAAAACGCACAAATCTGCAACCAACTAACAGAAAATTGACCCCAACTGGTAATGCCATGAGTAAGTGTACAAATGTAGACACCAACCTCTCCACAGAGCCTCTCGTAAACCATGGTGCATCAAAGCCAGAGCTTGGTTGGAGCGTGATAGAGTACCCTCCCTTGGCAATCTGATCCTGAGCAGCCTTCAGGTGCGCCAGGAAGGGCTTCAGCAAACCAGATGCAAGCTTCTCCTTCCGGCCATTCAGTATCAGAACCAAATCAAACCTGAAACAGTACAAGGACAACTCCCGTCAGACATCTTGCACAGCGAGTTGACGGGTGCTACTGCCACAAGCATTACCAAACAGTAAGCAAAACCACGAAGTATATCTACATAATCAATCTGTTCTACTAATTTTAGCAATGATCACCAGATCTACTACTAATTTTAGCAATTATAATGAGACAGCCAAGCCCAACATGATAATAACAGAGACCAAAACATATCCTACTCCAAATTGCACCAAGATTACAACTATGTTCAATCCTGACACAAAAAAAGGAACCATCTTAGGACAGTGCAAATAAACAGAATTACTCTTAAGTAACCAAGCTGTCAAACTTAGGGCACATGGACCGTCACAAAAGACTGAACTTTCTAACCCCAAAATACTCTTGAATCAGTTCTTGATACCATTCCACAAACGAAAACCCAATGAACCAACGATTCACCGAAACAGCGCTGCTTCTTGAGCAGATCTAGAATGGTCTCACCTGGTCCGGGTGGGGGTGAGCTGGAAGACCACCGAATCCAGCCGCGCATCCGGCCTCATTGCTGAAGAATTCCAGGTAAGAacagaacccccccccccccctctcttgcTTTTCTCCCCTTTCTATCAGATCTTGCAGCCAAAAAGGAGCGTAGAAATCACAAGAAGAACCAGCGCTTTGCTTCTGCCGGATGCTAACCTCCGCACTGGGGGAAAGGGACAAGCAGAAAGGAGAGGCTAAAGTGGGAGGCTATAAATCTGCTGCTCCGGTGCGGAACCGGAGATAATATCCCAAGAAATTCAAGAACATGAGGTGGATGGAGCAGAGGGGAATGAGTAATTAAGTCCCAGTACTAATAATCGATGTGGAGCCGTGGAGGCTATAAATAATCCTCGGCACAAGAACAGTGTGTGACTGTGTGTGAATGTTTGGGAGAGTAGTAGCATTTATTACTCTTTAATCAATACtatattactatatattaacGGTGGTGGAATAGACGCTTCGCTAGTGTAGCAGTGAAGTATACGTGTatattgtatatatgtatagatatatatgtatatatatacatatgaatatatatgtaatttttaaaaaatagaaaaatgtctaaatgaatattagttacattaataaataggctaaaaaatctaaaatatatagaaaaatatctaaaactcaaaaaatatgaaacaaatttttttaggttagtattactttcacctacatgttaaaactatgtgcatgcataaaagtactattgttttctctataattaatttaatatgtttaacattaataatttcacaaataaatattgaaatgtataaaatttgtgaatttaatttttagtcttcttttatcgtgctctacacagtaaaataaaaataggcaCTGCATAGGCACGCTAATTAGACTAGTTAATATAATGCACAGAAGAAAATGGCAGGAAAAAGATGGCCTTTTTAACTTTGAGCCCTCGACTTTCATTGTATTATTACTAATTTAGCACTAATGGCATGCAAAGCTGAGTCCTTTGCCTATGCGTACATGGAAAATAGTACTTTGGGGCATGTTGCGAAGGCGCCATCTCAACCACCGTTGCAGTGTGACAGCCAAAGGAAAGCTTGAGCAGAAAGGGACGTGGCAAAAGAGGTTGTTGCCTTGCTGTATCACATTCACGGCTCGAGAAAATTTACACTGGCCAGCGGACACCAAGCTTTCCGACTTCTTTTTTCGTTCTCCTGCCATGCATATAGCACTGTCATGGTAGGTGCTTGCCGGAAGCGCCAAACTATTCCTGTGATTTTtcgttttaaaattttgttcgATCGTGCATTTTGCCGTCATCTTGAGCGGGGGCTGAAAGTCATTCCCCGTGTTGCACTGCCATCCCCTGGATTGCTCAGGAAAGGCAAGCTAGAAAGTTGAGATAATCGGATATGTGTTACAGCAACtttaaaaattttataagaccGTTAGCCGAGATGTGATGAATAAGGTTAAATCGAATGTTATATTTGAAACGAAATAGAAGAGTTATGAGAACTAGTTAACAGGCCCTCGCAATCCCGTCGCTAGAAAAGTTAACTAGGAAATTTCAAAAAGGATATTGTTGGGGTTGTTGTTAAGAATCTTTGATGATCCCTGGGCTCAGCTAGCATTCACGTCTCCTGAAAGCCATTTTCGGACCTTCAAACTTTGGAGTAACcatctctcaaaattttcactatataaaaaatagataaaaaaaatatgaaataagtgacagatcataacataacctgtcactgatgataaaagtgacagatcatagttgtgacccgtcgTTTAtaacttatcataagtgacaggtcatcctagattagtcataggtgacagatCATAGTTATGATCGGTCACCTATTATGACTTATAAGTGGCGGGTCATCATAACCAATCATTGGTGATCATCCATCACTAGCCAATCATTGGTGACGAGTTAAattgacctgtcaccaatgactaactcatcaatGACGAGTCATTctaactagtcatcagtgatagatcataacttgacccgtcaccaataacttGATTAAtatatagagctatcattttatGTATTATGTTATATATATACCCCTAGGTATTCATACATATACTTAAGTTTATGTAGATACATATacacaacatatatatacacaatatttttatctatgcaaaagtgcatgtacatatactcatatatatgtatagtaggtcaaaaaaatttattttcctcttatttttttctcacctcagcagcactagaataggaattattgtacaattttgctcaagtttgatgtaaggggtggcggctatggacacaaacacgcgttccgaaatggtgcagaaacttccgggGGCGAGAAATCAATCTTCCAAGCtgtttttggcctcgaaaaattctccGAACACGATAAAACTGGAAGAAATGGATGTAACCTTTTCTAtcgatgtccgtagagtaaaaaaaaaaaatcaaaatcagagtttgtatgcaaaagttatgcccttTTACTAAAAGCATTGTGGTTCAATATTTCAGGAGAAacatcatcagtgataggtcataattaTGACACGTCACCTATTACCATCGACAACGAAGGTTAAAAGGACAATATTACCTGTTTCTATCACAAGCACGTGATAGCCGAAGGGCTCTCCACCCCGGAGACCCAGTAGCAATAGCAacagcaaggcgaggcccc
This region includes:
- the LOC133892089 gene encoding COP1-interacting protein 7-like isoform X2, which gives rise to MHHGLREALWRVGCRFVRFVSTPEVLERVTTLESEILQLEEAIAIQGNDNLGLRSVEDHGRKLTESNEGGWVNYDPAADTAIVVYKPGSHPTPPVQNETTVQEENSKVQLLRVLESRKTVLRKEQAMAFARAVAAGFDIDNLGYLIAFAERFGASRLMKACSQFIELWKQKHETGQWIEVEPEAMSTRSEFPPFNASGIVFMGDNMKQNMESGSVPNGEANGEDGAKADQKPGHHMGYQTAYPPWAMHPPSGAAVYPPYPMQGMPFYPGVNPYYHPYPPVDDPRYHYSGRKSSRKHSSDSKDSETQDVESDRSSSERGSSHGRKPHRKGKRSGKKKPSVVVIKNANVTSKKHGSSESESQSSSDVGSEDSDYSHSKSREGKHKSSSSKKKEGRKTTFDSEDEYNKDETSNGQDADQGNWNAFQNFLLRAEEKTRSNDADLFAGEKEPPSRRKKNVNTADTILFAERDSGDVHERKTVGFDSASGRTRAIRIVSNDELVMSGEGRSYMDGEIKEIEAGGGRYRRGTNDDFMVYDQERQIDRSSLLDPLAEARYRSPTKQDKNVNGVADESFMIPLRSGSQDNFGAENRTAIDIDVELPMSIQKTLDGKSGNQLFYEPDDLMPERGSEDVSFGYDPAMDYDSHMQMQTNVKVEDTTAEDISPGIDADVKKPEKEKLRNARDGSDKRRKDALLRRLSAPKTPLNDAKKRAQNLRAYKADLQKLKKEQEDEQIKRLERLKLERQKRIASRGNGKGPGSDPQKANSMNGLSKSVPSFTGVKKEKNVTTESFRDRLKRLSEPKSIGGVEHSSNPKSISADHPQRRSMA
- the LOC133892089 gene encoding COP1-interacting protein 7-like isoform X1, with amino-acid sequence MRPDARLDSVVFQLTPTRTRFDLVLILNGRKEKLASGLLKPFLAHLKAAQDQIAKGGYSITLQPSSGFDAPWFTRGSVERFVRFVSTPEVLERVTTLESEILQLEEAIAIQGNDNLGLRSVEDHGRKLTESNEGGWVNYDPAADTAIVVYKPGSHPTPPVQNETTVQEENSKVQLLRVLESRKTVLRKEQAMAFARAVAAGFDIDNLGYLIAFAERFGASRLMKACSQFIELWKQKHETGQWIEVEPEAMSTRSEFPPFNASGIVFMGDNMKQNMESGSVPNGEANGEDGAKADQKPGHHMGYQTAYPPWAMHPPSGAAVYPPYPMQGMPFYPGVNPYYHPYPPVDDPRYHYSGRKSSRKHSSDSKDSETQDVESDRSSSERGSSHGRKPHRKGKRSGKKKPSVVVIKNANVTSKKHGSSESESQSSSDVGSEDSDYSHSKSREGKHKSSSSKKKEGRKTTFDSEDEYNKDETSNGQDADQGNWNAFQNFLLRAEEKTRSNDADLFAGEKEPPSRRKKNVNTADTILFAERDSGDVHERKTVGFDSASGRTRAIRIVSNDELVMSGEGRSYMDGEIKEIEAGGGRYRRGTNDDFMVYDQERQIDRSSLLDPLAEARYRSPTKQDKNVNGVADESFMIPLRSGSQDNFGAENRTAIDIDVELPMSIQKTLDGKSGNQLFYEPDDLMPERGSEDVSFGYDPAMDYDSHMQMQTNVKVEDTTAEDISPGIDADVKKPEKEKLRNARDGSDKRRKDALLRRLSAPKTPLNDAKKRAQNLRAYKADLQKLKKEQEDEQIKRLERLKLERQKRIASRGNGKGPGSDPQKANSMNGLSKSVPSFTGVKKEKNVTTESFRDRLKRLSEPKSIGGVEHSSNPKSISADHPQRRSMA